In one window of Lampris incognitus isolate fLamInc1 chromosome 3, fLamInc1.hap2, whole genome shotgun sequence DNA:
- the LOC130109828 gene encoding glomulin-like, whose translation MSVDQVNDAIQRWRNTPGGGLKQEDHQLFNKIGFAYLAQGDSARLLKHIQDEKNKVFVSSMGCGLLAPIANGIIRKEKGHDHCQTAMTHLTKICSPNELLSSLLEVLENTDPDVIADTVIALAPHLQTALLRMDEDKAASLGLALSALRKQVSRLPVPYTQQQEATDDYGLCRCCSALTTFVKPFVEEVKESNSGGTTAELKTELLTFCMGMLREPLLQAQLDQARKSPLRCFATEILVTLSAIQEPHSNLLFYTPLKRGILLDQTQFKESKACLAYLLFVQLITKDSFPVVFSPVFVLQCNMEYIHVLLSRKSESFLLKGLALCEKSLENVQDDSLPVDLLELTSFHSVPQILREILTDCPMQHLRERGLQVFQLFINKLDAEAKHKFFRCMLKTSHHAGVEGYITKNIKNQVEFSMKPGNGNGWFLGVAFLPLLELALCLPQGTNTDLLHGMDRIMECLNLLRYLLIRDKEWKSNTSMWTELCRIKDEYLKTLRVCLSISRAYYISEVKALREDQKLKGKEARAAVRSTKLVKGITVRNERVSEMSPECQYQVLQSALVTFDLMESLIVRVEEITEEKIKTNNRQGANY comes from the exons ATGTCTGTGGATCAGGTGAATGATGCAATCCAGAGATGG AGAAATACGCCAGGAGGAGGTTTGAAGCAAGAGGACCACCAGCTCTTCAATAAAATTGGATTTGCCTATCTTGCTCAAGGTGACAGCGCACGGCTACTGAAGCACATCCAGGATGAAAAAAACAAG GTATTTGTGAGTTCTATGGGCTGTGGTCTTTTGGCACCAATCGCAAATGGAATAATTAGAAAGGAGAAGGGTCATGACCACTGTCAGACTGCTATGACTCACCTGACTAAA ATCTGCAGCCCAAATGAGTTGCTGAGTAGCTTGCTGGAAGTACTAGagaacactgatccagatgtcaTTGCTGATACCGTCATAGCCCTTGCCCCACACCTCCAAACAG CTTTACTCCGGATGGATGAAGATAAGGCAGCCTCGTTGGGCTTGGCTTTATCTGCCCTGCGCAAACAGGTGTCCCGTCTACCTGTGCCTTACACCCAGCAGCAGGAGGCCACTGATGACTATGGTCTGTGTCGCTGCTGCTCTGCATTGACTACATTTGTGAAACCCTTTGTGGAGGAAGTGAAAGAAAGCAACAGTGGTGGCACCACCGCCGAGTTGAAGACCGAGCTCCTCACGTT CTGCATGGGGATGTTGAGGGAGCCCCTACTTCAGGCTCAACTAGACCAAGCTAGAAAATCTCCACTACGGTGTTTTGCAACAGAGATACTG GTCACACTGTCAGCAATCCAGGAGCCCCATTCAAATCTGCTCTTTTACACTCCCCTGAAGAGAGGCATTCTGTTGGACCAAACTCAGTTCAAAGAATCAAAGGCCTGTTTGGCTTACCTGCTGTTTGTCCAGCTCATTACCAAGGACAGCTTTCCAGTAGTAttcag CCCTGTGTTTGTTCTACAGTGCAACATGGAGTACATACACGTATTACTCAGCAG AAAAAGTGAATCCTTCTTGCTCAAAGGACTG GCACTGTGTGAAAAGAGCTTGGAGAACGTACAGGATGACAGCCTTCCAGTGGACCTGCTGGAACTAACTTCCTTCCACAGTGTTccacag ATATTGCGGGAAATTCTCACCGACTGTCCAATGCAACATTTG AGAGAAAGAGGACTACAGGTTTTCCAGCTCTTCATAAATAAACTAGATGCTGAGGCAAAGCACAAGTTTTTCAG GTGCATGTTGAAAACCAGCCACCATGCGGGAGTGGAGGGTTATATTACAAAGAACATCAAGAATCAAGTCGAGTTTTCTATGAAG CCAGGCAATGGAAATGGATGGTTTTTAGGAGTGGCGTTTCTCCCCCTGCTGGAGCTGGCACTATGTCTACCACAAGGAACTAACACAGATCTTCTGCATGGCATGGATAG GATAATGGAGTGTCTGAATCTTCTACGTTACCTCCTGATTAGAGACAAAGAATGGAAGAGCAAC ACAAGTATGTGGACAGAGCTATGCCGCATCAAAGATGAATACCTAAAAACGCTGCGTGTATGCCTCAGTATATCAAGAGCATATTATATATCTGAGGTGAAGGCACTGAGGGAAGatcaaaagttaaagggaaaag AGGCCAGAGCTGCAGTCAGATCAACCAAATTAGTGAAAGGCATAACTGTGAGAAACGAGAGGGTTTCTGAAATGTCCCCTGAGTGCCAATACCAG GTACTGCAGAGCGCTTTGGTTACATTTGACCTGATGGAGAGCCTTATTGTTCGCGTTGAAGAAATAACGGAGGAGAAGATAAAGACCAACAATAGGCAGGGAGCTAACTATTGA
- the btbd8 gene encoding LOW QUALITY PROTEIN: BTB/POZ domain-containing protein 8 (The sequence of the model RefSeq protein was modified relative to this genomic sequence to represent the inferred CDS: substituted 1 base at 1 genomic stop codon), whose translation MFNAEAGKEFQAKERIYKGQLKRCLSSKLSADLGRLLQEELEADVCLCAGSSSLRVHRALLLARAPHILKGAHKDHGTIHLPGYKSTELKDLIRRVYTADERMYSPGLIPDAESCTSPCKPSVPQPADLHISTDLDTVVLESASGLGADLLELYQRGEQCDITIQVGEQAFSCHRAILCARSRYFRAMLSGSWMESSRQCITLHGXDSSLGPEEMEILLQFMYGAIMDLPLRACASQVVLAADMLDLEGLKDVVEMILIRDYCRFFPKPVDGVQKTILECLSITHALSFKSLHMMCMKWVAEHFVKSWSEKNFSVLTCDFQRDCLKAVTAAMTVQNMVTVLCGSEQLIDSLPEVKWAKQVKSLAIELQEESLRVIVQHLPKVIHTYAFHDLRKREEFTREPTLLKKLCSAIRENVNVDNCCDLFNAVDSLCGEEKSPQEDGLQREEEPFRQEICTLRTRLWTFLLQSFYAVRHTQGWETLPSKHQERILAAALDKGDNRRLGKKPIFTSSQPRAAKCPSSAPERPPVHRIQRTSKQANPSPHCAESAMKSDGLGTPTKPGDGHASKAKNVKTKPGERSTALKAKTAPSVTPVVNGTGAPVTRRDTATANGPRSSSGVKEQDKKPNPGARPKTSPPGSTSTSQAKPTKVSKCSVGKADSNACSTQPQPSTASTSGNTSPENSAGSPHNSSHSIPGAKTKHQIKVVNKSPLTKPQKSDSTKTNSPTNRLSVRESGKAKSDAGEKISSVMTTPRADTKGRSASVVCSGESQASRHGSSMRKPASPRKEENKDGLKSSAAEKTTTEAPRKKIPKTTPSSGATAKSTSRQAKASSAPSKQSSLAAAKPGQKLKSTTELSAEKTSPKCGGTMKSSAATSSKKQGTKGKEIMNDKNLDCKTTLVSAAKAAEEKDNSTRPASLDQTTAQGTKPPSQGDADSLSLPLSSSPKQNLQMTTTQQGENSTGVESTIPHTNDNIPSDNSVSTETCKQTDGSKRRQSLSSAIPVSGGQVHELSTQNAQRDTELPIDTPCSMESTDTLLEDSWSGIHHQVSPESETGSNTTSSDDIKPRSEDYDAGGSQDDDCSNDRGVSKCGTMRCHDFLGRSSSDTSTPEELKMYEGGTGLRVEVRLRGREAETTSEEEGVRRRPHSWLHRDEIPVDKEPSEVEATITVKSVPDHQLFSSEEEEEDEEEEEETEDEKSEVEVIPGQGPLPPTEPLPHFQGIINLAFDDDGGDQENEQPDYQSSSNFRRSVLLSVDECEELGSEEGGIQTPPQHSNDVVTPCDVFESDSIAPQHNSVPPIEQQNHLLDHLKSTTLQDKQHSSEQELKTNVFLTEIQVSLGKECSVNQVDEKESSGPPTDLDTRDLPPQERPCHLDLRHTEQYSNGGLRKNTSKPSNSKRADLHLDLNEPQLTGESPVHAAQSPSGDIGCDRLDQSCKHDRRPSKALSPIYEMDVGEAFEPCLDKDRSNVLQGEEEKQTGNDDESNEFAERDWNLLRQLLSEQESSLGIINPVPEELNLAQYLIKQTLSLSRDCLDTQAFLSREKETFKRWAELISPMEDSTTSITVTSFSPEDAASPQGEWTIVELETHH comes from the exons ATGTTTAATGCAGAGGCTGGCAAAGAATTCCAGGCCAAAGAAAGAATATACAAAGGTCAACTCAAGAGATGTTTATCATCAAAATTGTCTGCAGACCTTGGCAG GTTgctgcaggaggagctggaagcagATGTTTGTCTTTGTGCTGGGTCCAGTTCACTAAGGGTGCACAGGGCCTTACTTTTAGCCAGAGCCCCACACATCCTCAAGGGGGCTCATAAAGACCATGGCACCATCCACTTACCTGGTTATAAAAGCACAGAGCTCAAAGACTTAATCAG GCGAGTGTACACCGCAGATGAGCGCATGTACTCGCCTGGATTAATCCCAGATGCTGAGAGCTGCACGTCGCCCTGTAAACCGTCTGTTCCCCAACCAGCAGACCTTCATATTTCCACTGACTTAG ACACTGTTGTCCTGGAGTCGGCCTCTGGGCTTGGAGCAGACTTGTTGGAGCTGTACCAGAGAGGAGAGCAGTGTGATATCACTATCCAAGTGGGGGAGCAGGCCTTCTCCTGTCATAG GGCGATCTTGTGTGCACGATCTCGGTATTTCCGAGCCATGCTGAGTGGGAGTTGGATGGAGAGCTCCAGACAGTGCATCACTCTACACGGGTAAGACTCTAG CTTGGGCCCGGAGGAGATGGAGATTCTGCTCCAATTTATGTATGGCGCCATAATGGACTTGCCTCTCAGAGCCTGTGCTAG TCAGGTGGTGTTGGCTGCTGACATGTTGGATCTGGAGGGGCTTAAGGATGTAGTGGAGATGATTTTGATCAGAGACTACTGCCGCTTCTTCCCCAAG CCAGTCGATGGAGTACAGAAGACTATCCTAGAGTGCCTATCCATTACCCATGCCCTCAGCTTTAAAAGCCTCCACATGATGTGCATGAA gtggGTTGCTGAACACTTTGTAAAGAGCTGGTCTGAGAAGAATTTTTCCGTCCTGACCTGTGATTTCCAAAGAGACTGTCTAAAAGCTGTGACTGCAGCCATG ACTGTCCAGAACATGGTGACTGTGCTCTGTGGCAGTGAACAGCTGATTGACAGTCTCCCTGAGGTAAAATGGGCCAAACAGGTGAAGAGTTTAGCCATAGAGCTGCAGGAAGAGAGCCTGCGTGTCATTGTCCAACACCTCCCCAAGGTCATTCACACGTACGCCTTCCACGATCTACGTAAG AGGGAAGAGTTCACCAGAGAGCCCACACTGTTGAAGAAGCTGTGTTCAGCCATCAGAGAAAATGTGAATGTGGACAACTGCTGTGATCTCTTCAATGCAGTGGACTCCCTGTGCGGGGAGGAGAAATCTCCCCAGGAGGATGGACTGCAAAGAGAAGAGGAG CCGTTCAGGCAGGAGATTTGTACTCTCCGTACTCGGCTGTGGACCTTCCTGCTCCAGTCATTCTACGCCGTCCGCCATACACAGGGATGGGAGACATTACCATCCAAACACCAAGAGAGGATATTGGCAG CTGCTCTTGATAAAGGGGACAACCGAAGACTTGGTAAAAAACCCATATTTACAAGCTCACAG CCCAGGGCAGCAAAATGTCCTTCATCTGCTCCTGAAAGACCTCCTGTGCACAGGATCCAGAGGACCTCCAAACAAGCAAATCCTTCCCCTCACTGTGCTGAATCAGCCATGAAGTCTGATGGACTGGGTACACCTACCAAACCAGGAGACGGTCATGCATCCAAGGCGAAGAATGTGAAAACCAAGCCAGGAGAACGAAGTACAGCACTAAAAGCAAAGActgctccctctgtcacaccagttgTCAATGGTACAGGAGCCCCAGTCACCAGGCGGGACACAGCTACTGCCAATGGGCCTAGAAGCTCCTCTGGAGTTAAGGAGCAGGATAAAAAGCCTAATCCAGGTGCCAGGCCCAAAACCTCTCCCCCAGGCTCCACATCCACAAGCCAGGCCAAGCCAACGAAGGTTTCAAAATGCTCAGTGGGAAAGGCAGACAGTAATGCTTGTAGCACCCAGCCTCAGCCAAGCACCGCATCCACATCAGGCAACACCTCACCAGAAAACAGTGCTGGGAGCCCACACAACAGCAGCCATTCCATCCCAG GTGCCAAGACCAAACACCAAATCAAGGTGGTTAACAAATCTCCACTGACAAAACCTCAGAAATCAGACTCAACAAAGACCAACAG CCCTACCAATAGGCTAAGTGTGCGTGAGAGTGGCAAAGCCAAGTCAGATGCAGGAGAGAAAATATCAAGTGTAATGACAACACCCAGGGCAGACACAAAGGGAAGAAGTGCGTCAGTAGTATGTTCAGGGGAAAGCCAAG CCTCCAGACATGGATCCTCCATGAGAAAGCCTGCCTCCCCCAGGAAAGAAGAAAACAAGGATGGGTTGAAATCCTCAGCTGCAGAAAAAACAACCACTGAAGCGCCAAGGAAGAAGATACCAAAAACTACTCCGTCATCTGGAGCCACAGCAAAATCTACTTCTAGACAAGCAAAAGCCTCTTCAGCCCCCTCCAAACAGTCTTCGCTGGCAGCTGCCAAACCAGGACAAAAGCTGAAAAGTACTACCGAACTATCTGCAGAGAAAACTTCCCCAAAATGTGGAGGAACTATGAAAAGTTCTGCAGCTACTTCCTCAAAGAAACAAGGAACCAAAGGAAAAGAAATTATGAATGATAAAAATCTGGACTGTAAAACTACACTTGTTTCAGCTGCTAAAGCTGCAGAAGAAAAAGATAACTCTACCAGGCCAGCgtcattggaccaaaccacagcACAGGGGACCAAGCCACCAAGCCAAGGTGATGCAGATTCACTTAGCCTTCCCTTAAGTTCAAGTCCTAAGCAGAATCTTCAAATGACCACAACACAGCAAGGAGAAAACAGCACAGGAGTTGAGTCCACTATTCCACATACAAATGACAATATTCCCAGTGACAATTCTGTCAGTACGGAAACTTGCAAACAGACAGATGGGAGTAAACGGAGACAGTCTCTAAGCTCTGCCATTCCTGTCAGTGGAGGCCAGGTCCATGAGCTGAGCACTCAAAATGCCCAAAGAGACACTGAACTCCCCATTGACACTCCCTGTAGCATGGAGAGCACAGACACCCTGTTAGAGGACTCTTGGAGTGGCATCCATCATCAGGTCAGTCCAGAATCCGAGACCGGTAGCAACACAACTTCCTCTGATGACATCAAGCCCCGCTCAGAGGACTACGATGCAGGGGGCTCCCAAGACGACGACTGCTCCAATGATCGTGGCGTGTCGAAATGTGGCACCATGCGCTGTCATGACTTCCTAGGCCGCAGCAGCAGTGATACAAGTACTCCAGAAGAGTTGAAGATGTATGAAGGCGGGACAGGGTTGAGGGTGGAGGTCCGGCTCCGGGGGCGAGAGGCAGAGACCACCAGTGAAGAGGAGGGAGTGAGAAGACGCCCTCATTCTTGGCTACACAGAGACGAGATCCCTGTGGACAAGGAGCCTTCAGAGGTTGAGGCAACTATCACGGTAAAGAGTGTACCTGACCACCAGCTTTTCTcttctgaggaggaggaagaagacgaggaggaggaagaggagacagaGGACGAGAAGTCAGAAGTTGAGGTTATACCGGGGCAGGGCCCTCTGCCACCCACTGAGCCCTTACCCCACTTTCAGGGAATTATCAACCTGGcttttgatgatgatggtggggATCAGGAGAACGAGCAGCCTGACTATCAGTCAAGCTCAAACTTCCGCCGCTCGGTCCTTCTATCTGTTGATGAGTGTGAAGAGTTGGGCTCAGAGGAGGGCGGCATCCAAACTCCACCACAACACTCTAATGACGTCGTGACGCCTTGTGATGTTTTTGAAAGTGACTCTATAGCTCCTCAGCACAATTCTGTGCCTCCCATAGAGCAACAGAATCACCTGTTGGATCACCTTAAGAGCACGACTCTTCAGGACAAACAACACAGCAGTGAACAGGAATTAAAAACCAATGTATTCCTCACAGAGATCCAGGTGTCTTTAGGGAAGGAGTGCAGTGTTAATCAGGTGGATGAAAAAGAGTCCAGTGGCCCACCCACAGACCTTGACACTAGAGACCTCCCTCCCCAAGAGCGGCCATGCCATCTGGACCTCAGACACACTGAGCAGTACAGCAACGGAGGGCTACGCAAGAACACCTCCAAGCCCTCAAACAGCAAGAGAGCTGATTTACATCTAGACTTAAATGAGCCTCAGCTGACAGGGGAATCCCCTGTACATGCTGCACAATCCCCGTCAG GGGACATTGGTTGTGACAGATTGGATCAATCCTGCAAACATGACCGGCGACCATCCAAAGCCTTGTCTCCCATTTACGAGATGGATGTGGGTGAAGCCTTTGAGCCCTGCTTGGACAAGGACAGGAGTAATGTACTGCAGGGGGAGGAAGAAAAGCAGACAGGGAATGATGATGAAAGCAATGAGTTTGCAGAGCGGGACTGGAATCTGCTCAGGCAGCTCCTCTCAGAACAGGAGTCCAGTCTGGGCATCATAAACCCTGTGCCTGAGGAGCTCAACCTGGCCCAGTACCTAATAAAGCAGACACTGTCACTATCACGTGACTGCTTGGATACGCAAGCCTTCCTGTCTCGTGAGAAGGAAACCTTCAAACGTTGGGCGGAGCTCATCTCGCCCATGGAGGACTCCACCACCAGCATCACTGTGACCAGCTTCTCGCCAGAAGATGCAGCATCTCCACAGGGAGAATGGACGATTGTGGAACTGGAAACACATCACTGA
- the LOC130110335 gene encoding LOW QUALITY PROTEIN: uncharacterized protein K02A2.6-like (The sequence of the model RefSeq protein was modified relative to this genomic sequence to represent the inferred CDS: inserted 2 bases in 1 codon), which produces VQYQGNHKTLPLIIVRGQGASLLGRDWFEALGISVMGVRRVCLQSVESILMEYAEVFQDLGASRTPPIAIDINTTASPKFFKARSVPFALRPKLDEKLDKLVAQGIFEPVRHSRWATPIVPVVKKDGSLRICGDYRCTVNTVVKPDVYPIPTVAELFSRLAGGVLFSKLDLKQAYQQLVLDDEAAELLTINTHRGLFRAHRLQFGVSTAVSICQRFMDTLLAGIPGVQPYLDDVLIAGKTVDQHNDRLRAVLEQFAEAGLRLQKEKSVFAADQVEFLGFRVDKDGVRPTMEKVEAIQKVPSPQNKTGLQSFLGLLNFYSCFLPNKATILEPLHRLLDQSAPWQWTDAHKKAYTAAKQLLQADGVLTHYDETKPLAVVCDASPYGLGALLFHMESDGREAPIVFASRTLSSTERNYAQIDKEALAVIFAVKKFHQYLAGRHFVVFTDHKPLLGLLHHSKPMPPVLSPRMLRWSVLLGAYDYELCYRPGKQLATADALSRLPLPAGMRETPPPMEVLXLEMAPEAPLNAKHIAALTRKDPVLSWVLRWVLHGWPVDTPDSRFKPFFTRRHELSAHKDCLLWGCCVVIPNLAREEVLAMLHDAHPGIVHMKDLGRSYAWWPGMDLAIEQTVKSCETCQRTRHAPPTAQLHPWEWTTKKWSRLHIDFAGPFQGKTFLIIVDSHSKWLEVAMVSSMSSSAAISTLRLLFATHGLPDVIVSDNCAAFTSEEFKEFARQNGIRAVTTAPYHPRSNGQAERMVQTTKEAL; this is translated from the exons gtgcagtatcaaggcaatcacaagaccttgccactgattattgttcgaggtcagggggcaagcctactgggcagggactggtttgaggcactgggcatttctgtaatggggGTGCGCCGAGTATGCTTACAATCTGTGGAGTCCATCTTAATGGAATATGCAGAAGTCTTCCAGGACCTCGGGGCTTCACGAACCCCTCCAATTGCTATTGATATTAATACGACagcatcacccaagttttttaaagCACGTTCGGTGCCCTTTGCCCTTCGACCAAAGCTAGACGAGAAGCTTGACAAGCTAGTAGCTCAGGGTATTTTTGAACCCGTGAGACACTCAAGGTGGGCCACACCCATCGTACcagtagttaaaaaggatggcagcttaagaatttgcggtgactatcgctgcactgtgaatacagttgtgaaacctgatgtataccccattcctacggtggctgaactgttttccagactggcagggggggtgcttttcagtaaattggacctcaaacaagcttaccagcagctggtgctggacgacgaggctgcagagcttctcactataaacacccatcgcgggctgtttcgggcccaccgcctgcagtttggagtatcgacagctgtgtccatatgtcagcgtttcatggatacactcctcGCCGGTATACCAGGTGTGCAACCGTACCTGGACGATGTCTTGATAGCGGGAAAGACTGTTGACCAGCACAATGACCGTCTTCGTGCAGTGCTGGAACAATTCGCAGAAGCAGGATTGcggctacagaaggagaagagtgtgtttgctgctgaccaagttgaatttttaggttttcgtgtggacaaggatggcgtgcggccgactatggagaaggttgaggctattcagaaggTGCCTTCACCCCAGAACAAAACGGGGCTTCAGTCATTCCTAGGCCtactcaatttttacagctgttttttgccaaacaaggctaccatcttagaaccgctgcaccgcctcctggatcagtctgcaccctggcagtggactgacgcacataaaaaagcttacactgctgcaaaacaactgcttcaggctgatggcgtgctcacgcactatgacgaaacaaagccattagccgttgtttgtgacgcttcgccttatggcttgggggcgctgctcttccatatggagtctgatggccgggaggctcccatcgtctttgcctcgaggacactatcctccactgaaagaaattatgctcaaatagataaggaggccttggcggtaatttttgcagtcaaaaaatttcaccagtaccttgctggtcgccactttgtggtttttactgaccacaaacctcttttgggcctgctacaccactcaaagcccatgccacctgtcctgtccccacgcatgctacgctggagtgttcttcttggggcctacgattacgaattgtgctaccgtcctggcaaacagctagcaactgctgatgccctcagtcgcttaccactgcccgctggtatgcgtgagacccctccacccatggaggtgct tttggaaatggcgcctgaagccccactgaatgcaaaacacattgccgcccttactcggaaggatccagttctgtcttgggtgctgcgctgggtcctgcatggctggccagtggatacaCCCGACAGCCGTTTCAAGCCGTTTTTCACCCGGCGCCATGAACTGTCCGCACACAAGGACTGCCTATTATGGGGGTGTTGTGTAGTTATTCCTAACCTGGCGAGGGAGGAGGTACTAGCTATGCTGCACGATGCACACCCAGGCATTGTGCATATGAAGGAcctggggaggagttatgcctggtggccaggtatggatttagcaatagaacagacagtaaaatcctgtgaaacctgtcagagaactcgtcatgcaccaccaacagcacagctgcacccttgggagtggacaactaagaaatggtcccggctacacattgactttgctggtccattccaggggaagacatttctcataattgtggactcacactctaagtggttagaggttgccatggtgagttcaatgtcctcctctgcagcgatcagcacactgaggctcctctttgcaactcaCGGGTTACCAGATGTAATTGTTTCTGACAACTGTGCAGCCTTCACATCGGAAGAATTCAAAGAGTTTGCCAGACAgaatggcatcagagcagtgactacggccccttaccatcctcgttcaaatggccaagcagaacgtatggtccagacaaccaaggaggcccta
- the LOC130109829 gene encoding protein SPO16 homolog, giving the protein MGCYACETPDQWKTTIIVGTSFQSHDVTGTLRAQQHRLRFSDRVEIGCLVFPVTGIAFLVVDPQELPGNLEESELFEKIKKFTQIHRNSFLLLHAPFYGKGELKILSSIQSRFFGSNLGIIPVRNNAEMVSGILTIAKTFNILNKYSKSICSKPHVDSIWNGMCLARGRIIENSRVWEMLRDNI; this is encoded by the exons ATGGGCTGTTATGCATGTG AAACGCCAGATCAATGGAAAACAACCATTATAGTCGGCACATCATTTCAG AGTCATGACGTCACCGGGACGCTCCGTGCGCAGCAGCATCGGCTCAGATTCTCGGACCGTGTTGAGATCGGGTGCCTTGTTTTTCCTG TCACAGGTATTGCATTTTTGGTTGTTGACCCGCAAGAACTCCCAGGAAATCTGGAGGAGTCAGAACTATTTGAGAAGATAAAGAAGTTCACTCAAATCCACCGCAACAGTTTTCTACTGCTACATGCACCTTTTTATGGGAAAGGGGAATTGAAAATCTTGTCATCGATTCAGAGCAGAT TCTTTGGCAGCAATCTCGGGATTATACCTGTGCGAAACAATGCTGAAATGGTCAGTGGGATTCTGACAATTGCCAAG acttttaatattttaaacaaataTAGCAAATCTATCTGCAGTAAACCTCATGTTGACAGCATCTGGAATGGGATGTGTCTGGCTCGGGGCCGCATCATTGAAAACAGTCGAGTGTGGGAGATGCTCAGAGACAACATTTAG